One window from the genome of Streptococcus halotolerans encodes:
- a CDS encoding AraC family transcriptional regulator: protein MNSNDNIEKLNKLLFKHTENEIHYLTHAGSYSKRYEEGYAKRKFIDGKEVLIIDVSDLQTGPLHIRKDSRYTFMPFHMYSNINLNYIYSGQCTYFIDGKEIVLNAGDICFFDTQVVRAKMKPTANDIIINIVMENNYFKSLLTVDATNLLSTFMNKTLYINQEHNNYIIFRTNDDERIRSLFQNLLLENFGDKTYKIQTIQHYFSLIFLELLYLSEDHSSTVIHFSDTSSNTIFNIVNYIEKNYKTVNLKELSKVFGYHEKYLSSLLKKSYGKTFKEIQISNRIREVEHYLTTSSLTISEIAELTGFTNLNQLYREFRNKHGMLPKVFRENLKRNI, encoded by the coding sequence ATGAATTCAAATGATAATATTGAAAAATTAAATAAACTATTGTTTAAGCATACTGAAAACGAAATTCACTATTTGACCCATGCTGGAAGTTATTCTAAGCGGTACGAAGAAGGTTATGCAAAAAGAAAATTTATTGACGGAAAAGAAGTTCTTATCATTGATGTCAGCGACCTTCAGACCGGTCCACTTCATATTCGAAAAGACTCTCGCTATACCTTTATGCCCTTTCACATGTATAGCAATATTAATCTAAATTATATTTACTCAGGTCAGTGCACCTACTTTATAGACGGAAAAGAAATCGTTTTGAACGCAGGCGACATCTGTTTTTTCGATACGCAGGTCGTACGTGCTAAAATGAAACCAACGGCTAACGATATTATCATAAATATCGTAATGGAAAATAATTACTTCAAGTCCTTATTAACTGTTGATGCGACCAATTTGCTATCAACTTTTATGAACAAAACTCTCTATATAAATCAAGAGCATAATAATTATATTATTTTTAGAACAAATGATGATGAACGGATACGGTCGCTATTCCAAAATCTGCTGCTTGAAAATTTTGGAGATAAAACTTATAAAATTCAGACCATTCAACATTACTTCTCACTCATTTTTCTTGAATTACTTTATTTAAGTGAAGATCACTCCTCAACTGTCATTCATTTTTCGGATACCTCTTCTAATACTATCTTTAATATCGTCAACTACATCGAGAAAAATTATAAAACGGTAAATCTAAAAGAATTATCAAAAGTGTTCGGTTACCATGAAAAATACCTCTCTTCATTGTTAAAAAAATCCTATGGAAAAACTTTTAAAGAAATACAAATTTCTAATAGAATACGAGAAGTCGAACATTATTTAACAACTTCTTCCCTTACTATTAGTGAAATTGCAGAATTAACAGGGTTTACAAATCTAAATCAACTATATCGTGAATTTCGTAATAAACATGGAATGCTTCCAAAAGTATTTCGTGAAAACCTAAAAAGAAATATTTGA
- the tadA gene encoding tRNA adenosine(34) deaminase TadA encodes MQTFTEEEKAYFMKEALKEAEKSLAKEEIPIGCVIVKDDHVIGRGHNAREELNQAIMHAEIMAIQEANQTVGNWRLLETTLFVTIEPCVMCSGAIGLARIPQVIYGAPNQKFGAAGSLYDILTDERLNHRVQVETGILHNECAAIMQTFFRQGREKKKAAKRLAEEAKEKNDLQ; translated from the coding sequence ATGCAAACATTTACAGAAGAAGAAAAAGCCTACTTTATGAAAGAGGCTTTAAAGGAAGCGGAAAAATCCTTAGCAAAGGAAGAAATTCCGATTGGCTGTGTCATTGTCAAGGATGATCACGTTATTGGGCGTGGCCATAATGCACGAGAAGAGCTCAATCAAGCCATCATGCATGCCGAAATCATGGCTATTCAAGAAGCAAATCAGACAGTTGGGAATTGGCGATTGCTTGAGACAACCTTATTTGTAACGATTGAACCCTGTGTCATGTGCAGTGGTGCTATTGGACTTGCCAGAATTCCGCAAGTCATCTATGGAGCTCCTAATCAAAAATTTGGAGCCGCAGGAAGTCTTTATGATATCTTGACAGATGAGAGATTAAACCATCGAGTGCAGGTGGAAACCGGTATCTTACATAATGAGTGTGCCGCCATCATGCAGACTTTCTTTCGTCAAGGCAGAGAAAAAAAGAAAGCAGCTAAGCGACTAGCTGAGGAAGCTAAAGAAAAAAACGATTTGCAATAA
- a CDS encoding MBL fold metallo-hydrolase: protein MKLTTLGCWGGYPYKNEGTTSYLLTGHDGFQLLMDAGSRSLNELEKEISPLDLDAVLISHYHPDHVADLGVLRHYRQLYPKHLWEPRVLPIYAHNEDESEFSKLTLSGVSEGIAYDVNGSQSIGPFDITFIKTVHPVVCYAFRVVERETGQILLFTADTGFFEALPGFVEGADLFLADVYLYEGNENHPAHLTTKEAGDIAVQAGVKKLVLTHMPPVAPEGIDSDHHLEILRQEAQHYAGDIPVELAEPHKWWDLGQL from the coding sequence ATGAAACTTACAACACTTGGATGCTGGGGAGGCTACCCTTATAAAAATGAGGGGACAACGTCCTATTTATTAACGGGACATGATGGCTTTCAACTTTTGATGGATGCTGGGTCGCGTTCATTAAATGAATTGGAAAAGGAAATCAGCCCTTTGGACTTGGACGCGGTCTTAATTAGTCACTATCACCCAGATCATGTCGCAGATTTGGGAGTATTACGTCATTACCGTCAGCTGTATCCAAAGCATTTATGGGAACCTAGAGTGCTTCCTATCTATGCACACAATGAAGATGAGTCTGAATTTAGCAAGTTAACTCTGTCGGGCGTTTCAGAAGGTATTGCCTATGATGTGAATGGTAGCCAAAGTATTGGGCCTTTTGATATTACCTTTATCAAAACAGTTCATCCAGTTGTCTGCTATGCCTTTCGTGTTGTCGAGCGTGAGACTGGTCAAATCTTGCTATTTACGGCTGATACAGGTTTTTTTGAAGCATTACCAGGATTCGTTGAGGGAGCAGACCTCTTTTTAGCCGATGTTTATCTTTATGAAGGCAATGAAAATCATCCTGCCCATTTAACCACCAAAGAAGCAGGTGACATTGCAGTACAAGCTGGTGTCAAAAAACTTGTTTTAACTCATATGCCACCAGTAGCTCCAGAAGGTATTGATTCAGATCATCATTTGGAAATTCTTCGTCAAGAAGCACAGCACTATGCCGGTGATATTCCAGTGGAACTGGCTGAACCGCACAAATGGTGGGACTTGGGACAGCTCTAA
- a CDS encoding nucleotidyltransferase family protein, with product MIDSDFLEVVKADQKMMHILKIIEDLPLKDSWLAAGAIRNYIWNLYSGLPGFDSETDLDVVFYDPDISYDQTLTIQETLKQSYPSYLWEVKNQVYMHRHNPETSPYRSTRDAIRKYPETATAVALRKVDNRLELFAPYGLEAICRFEIHPTPHYKASSKRMTVYQERVTKKNWQQRWPQIRVFND from the coding sequence ATGATAGACAGTGACTTTTTAGAGGTGGTTAAAGCTGACCAGAAGATGATGCACATTTTAAAGATTATTGAAGATTTACCATTAAAGGATTCTTGGTTAGCAGCTGGGGCAATCAGAAATTATATCTGGAACCTATATTCCGGTCTGCCAGGCTTTGATTCTGAGACTGATCTAGATGTGGTTTTCTATGATCCAGATATTTCCTATGATCAAACATTGACTATTCAAGAGACCTTAAAGCAAAGCTATCCCAGCTATCTTTGGGAGGTCAAAAATCAGGTTTATATGCATAGGCATAATCCTGAGACGAGTCCTTATCGGTCAACTAGAGATGCGATTAGGAAATATCCGGAAACAGCAACGGCAGTAGCGCTTCGAAAGGTCGATAATCGCTTAGAACTCTTTGCGCCATATGGTTTAGAAGCTATCTGTCGATTTGAGATTCATCCAACTCCGCATTATAAGGCTTCAAGCAAACGCATGACGGTTTATCAAGAACGGGTGACTAAGAAAAATTGGCAGCAAAGATGGCCGCAAATTCGAGTGTTTAATGATTAG
- a CDS encoding proline--tRNA ligase produces MKQSNMLIPTLREMPSDAQVISHALMVRAGYVRQVSAGIYAYLPLANRVIEKFKTIMRQEFEKIGAVEMLAPALLTADLWRESGRYDTYGEDLYKLKNRDQSDFILGPTHEETLTYLVRDSVKSYKQLPLNLYQIQSKYRDEKRPRNGLLRTREFIMKDGYSFHKDYEDLDIAYEAYRQAYEAIFKRSGLDFKGIIGDGGAMGGKDSQEFMAVTPDRTDLDRWVILDKSIPSIQDIPEDVLEKIKEELASWLVSGEDTIAYSTESDYAANLEMATSEFGPSSKVLSQDALVQVETPNCKTINDVAAFLDVNEEETLKTLVFNADGELVVALLVGNDQVNDVKLKNYLGADFLEAASEDEVRSIFGAGFGSLGPVNLPEHIRIIADLKVQNTANVVVGANQDGFHLTGVNAERDFKAEYVDIREVKEGEVSPDGKGTLQFARGIEIGHIFKLGTRYSDSMGANILDENGRAVPIVMGCYGIGVSRILSAVIEQHARLFVNKTPKGDYRFAWGINFPKELAPFDVHLITVNTKDELANELTQNIESILMAKGYDVLTDDRNERVGSKFSDSDLIGLPIRVTVGKKAADGIVEVKIKATGDSIEVHQDNLIETLEILTKEN; encoded by the coding sequence ATGAAACAATCTAATATGCTTATTCCTACACTTCGCGAGATGCCTAGTGATGCTCAAGTTATCAGTCATGCCCTTATGGTACGTGCTGGTTATGTTCGCCAAGTCTCTGCTGGTATTTACGCTTATTTACCATTGGCTAACCGTGTTATTGAAAAATTCAAGACCATCATGCGTCAAGAATTTGAAAAAATTGGTGCCGTTGAAATGTTAGCCCCAGCTCTTTTGACAGCTGATCTTTGGCGCGAGTCTGGTCGTTACGACACTTATGGTGAGGACCTCTACAAACTCAAAAACCGCGATCAGTCAGATTTTATCTTGGGCCCAACCCATGAAGAAACCCTTACGTATCTAGTTCGCGATTCGGTTAAATCTTATAAACAATTACCGCTAAACCTTTACCAAATTCAATCGAAATACCGTGATGAAAAACGTCCGCGTAATGGCCTTCTTCGTACGCGTGAATTTATCATGAAAGATGGTTATAGTTTTCACAAGGACTACGAAGATCTGGATATCGCTTATGAAGCTTACCGTCAAGCTTATGAAGCTATCTTTAAACGTTCAGGTCTTGATTTTAAAGGGATTATCGGAGATGGCGGTGCGATGGGAGGAAAAGACTCTCAAGAATTTATGGCTGTAACCCCTGACCGTACAGATTTAGACCGTTGGGTGATTTTGGATAAATCCATTCCCTCTATTCAAGATATTCCAGAAGATGTTTTAGAAAAAATCAAAGAAGAGTTGGCATCGTGGTTGGTTTCTGGTGAAGATACCATTGCTTACTCAACAGAGTCAGATTATGCCGCTAATCTTGAGATGGCAACTAGTGAGTTTGGACCAAGTTCTAAAGTACTGTCACAGGATGCTCTTGTTCAAGTTGAAACGCCAAATTGTAAAACAATTAATGATGTGGCAGCATTCCTTGACGTCAATGAAGAAGAAACACTTAAAACACTTGTATTTAATGCTGATGGTGAACTTGTCGTTGCTCTTCTTGTTGGTAACGATCAAGTCAATGATGTTAAATTGAAAAACTATCTGGGAGCTGATTTCCTTGAGGCTGCTTCTGAAGATGAGGTTCGTTCAATATTTGGAGCTGGATTTGGCTCGCTCGGACCGGTCAATCTTCCAGAACATATCCGCATTATTGCTGATTTGAAGGTTCAAAATACCGCTAACGTTGTTGTTGGAGCTAACCAAGATGGCTTCCACTTGACTGGTGTTAATGCTGAGCGTGACTTCAAAGCAGAGTATGTTGATATTCGTGAAGTCAAAGAAGGTGAAGTTTCTCCAGACGGTAAAGGCACTCTACAATTTGCGCGTGGTATTGAAATCGGACATATTTTTAAACTTGGAACTCGCTATTCCGACAGCATGGGTGCCAATATTCTTGATGAGAATGGTCGCGCAGTACCGATCGTTATGGGCTGTTACGGTATCGGTGTTAGTCGTATCTTGTCAGCTGTTATCGAGCAGCATGCCCGCCTCTTTGTGAATAAAACACCAAAAGGTGATTACCGCTTTGCTTGGGGCATCAATTTCCCTAAAGAATTAGCGCCGTTTGATGTTCACTTGATTACGGTGAATACCAAAGATGAATTGGCTAATGAATTGACACAAAATATCGAAAGCATTTTGATGGCTAAAGGATATGATGTGCTAACGGACGACCGTAACGAACGTGTTGGTTCAAAATTCTCTGACAGTGACTTAATTGGTCTTCCAATCCGTGTGACTGTTGGTAAGAAAGCTGCTGACGGCATCGTTGAAGTTAAAATCAAAGCAACTGGTGACAGTATCGAAGTTCACCAAGATAACTTGATTGAAACCTTGGAAATTTTAACAAAAGAAAACTAA
- the rseP gene encoding RIP metalloprotease RseP, which translates to MQGLLAFIIIFGILVVVHEFGHFYFAKKSGILVREFAVGMGPKIFAHTGKDGTAYTIRALPLGGYVRMAGWGDDTTEIKTGTPVTLTLTKDGLVKRINLSQKHLEQTSLPMNVTDYDLEDKLTITGLVLDETRTYDVDHDATIIEEDGTEVRIAPLDVQYQNATVWGRMMTNFAGPMNNFILGALVFIIMMFVQGGTPNPDSNQVRVSDGGAMQVAGVQNGDRILRIGSMQVSNWEDLTKAVDKNTRDLKKGGSIDVLVATAGGQERQLQIRPKKSNGTYLIGVMPGLKTGFMDKIVGGLRESWNGATLIVRALKNLITDFSLNKLGGPVAMYQMSNQAAKSGLVDLLYLMAMLSINLGIFNLVPIPALDGGKIFINIIEAIRRKPLSQEVETYVTLAGVGIMVVLMIAVTWNDIIRAFF; encoded by the coding sequence ATGCAAGGATTATTAGCTTTTATTATTATTTTTGGTATTTTAGTGGTCGTCCATGAGTTTGGTCACTTCTATTTTGCCAAAAAGTCTGGTATTTTAGTTCGTGAATTCGCAGTCGGTATGGGACCAAAAATTTTTGCACATACTGGTAAAGATGGTACGGCCTATACTATTCGTGCCCTTCCTCTTGGAGGATATGTCAGAATGGCCGGATGGGGAGATGATACAACTGAGATTAAAACAGGTACCCCTGTTACATTAACCTTAACTAAAGACGGTCTGGTGAAACGGATAAATCTATCCCAGAAGCATCTAGAGCAGACAAGTCTTCCTATGAATGTTACTGATTACGATTTGGAAGACAAACTGACTATCACAGGTCTTGTCTTGGATGAAACGAGAACCTATGATGTTGATCACGATGCGACAATCATCGAAGAAGACGGGACAGAGGTTCGCATTGCCCCGCTTGATGTCCAGTACCAAAATGCGACTGTTTGGGGACGCATGATGACCAACTTCGCTGGTCCAATGAATAATTTCATTTTAGGAGCCTTGGTATTTATTATCATGATGTTTGTTCAAGGCGGTACTCCAAATCCTGATAGTAACCAAGTCAGAGTTTCTGATGGCGGCGCTATGCAGGTGGCTGGTGTGCAAAATGGAGACCGGATTTTGCGAATTGGATCAATGCAAGTCTCTAATTGGGAAGATTTGACAAAGGCAGTCGACAAGAATACACGCGACTTGAAAAAAGGCGGTAGTATTGATGTTTTGGTAGCCACAGCTGGTGGTCAAGAACGTCAACTTCAAATCCGTCCGAAAAAGTCAAATGGTACCTACTTGATTGGTGTCATGCCCGGCCTAAAAACAGGATTTATGGATAAAATCGTTGGTGGACTTCGAGAATCTTGGAACGGCGCAACCCTTATTGTTCGTGCCCTCAAAAACTTGATAACTGACTTTAGCTTAAATAAGCTGGGTGGTCCTGTTGCTATGTATCAAATGTCCAATCAAGCGGCTAAGAGTGGTCTGGTTGACCTTTTATATCTCATGGCTATGTTATCAATCAACTTGGGTATATTTAATCTCGTTCCCATTCCAGCCCTTGATGGTGGGAAAATTTTCATCAATATCATTGAAGCAATCCGCCGCAAACCACTTAGTCAAGAAGTGGAAACTTATGTCACGTTAGCTGGTGTCGGTATTATGGTAGTCTTGATGATTGCTGTTACCTGGAACGATATCATAAGAGCCTTTTTCTAA
- a CDS encoding phosphatidate cytidylyltransferase gives MKQRVIWGAIALAIFVPFLLIGDLPFQLFIGVLAMIAVSELLRMRRLEVFSFEGVLAMLAAFSLVVPLQNYLTFLPVDGSFTVFGLIMFFVLAGTVISSDTYAFDDAAFPMLSSLYVGIGFQNLVNARMAGLDKVFLALFIVWATDTGAYLIGRQFGQRKLLPKVSPNKTIEGSLGGILSAVVVSLIFMLFDKDVYAPHHFLVMLILVAIFSIFAQFGDLVESAIKRRFAVKDSGKLIPGHGGILDRFDSMIFVFPIMHLFGLF, from the coding sequence ATGAAACAACGTGTGATTTGGGGAGCTATTGCCTTGGCAATCTTTGTTCCCTTCTTGTTGATCGGAGATTTACCCTTTCAGCTATTTATTGGTGTTTTAGCCATGATTGCTGTCTCGGAACTTCTCCGTATGAGACGACTAGAAGTTTTTTCATTTGAGGGGGTACTGGCCATGCTAGCTGCCTTTTCGTTAGTCGTCCCTTTGCAAAATTACTTAACCTTTTTACCTGTCGATGGTAGCTTTACTGTTTTTGGTTTGATTATGTTCTTTGTCTTAGCAGGAACAGTTATTTCAAGTGATACCTATGCTTTTGACGATGCAGCCTTTCCTATGCTGTCTAGTTTGTATGTTGGGATTGGTTTCCAAAACCTTGTTAATGCTCGAATGGCTGGTTTGGACAAAGTGTTCCTAGCCTTGTTTATTGTTTGGGCTACTGATACAGGTGCTTACTTAATTGGACGTCAATTCGGACAACGGAAATTACTTCCCAAAGTATCTCCCAATAAGACCATTGAAGGCAGTTTAGGCGGTATTTTATCTGCAGTGGTGGTTTCCTTGATCTTTATGCTTTTTGATAAAGATGTTTATGCCCCACATCATTTTTTGGTCATGCTGATTTTAGTGGCTATTTTTAGTATTTTTGCACAATTTGGTGATTTGGTGGAAAGTGCCATCAAACGTCGCTTTGCAGTTAAAGATTCTGGCAAACTTATTCCTGGACACGGCGGCATTCTTGATCGCTTTGATAGCATGATTTTTGTTTTTCCTATCATGCATTTATTTGGACTATTCTAG
- a CDS encoding isoprenyl transferase, whose translation MFGLKRKNTELILDNIPKHIGIIMDGNGRWAKKRLQPRVMGHRAGMNALQKVTIAASELGVKVLTVYAFSTENWSRPEDEVTFIMNLPVEFFDKYVPELHKNNVRIQMIGERRRLPQETLIALEKALEKTRHNSGLVLNFALNYGGRAEIVETVRELAQDVLDARLNPGDITEDLISGHLMTSQLPYLYRDPDLVIRTSGELRTSNFLPWQIAYSELYFTDKLWPDFDESALKEAISDYNRRHRRFGGL comes from the coding sequence ATGTTTGGATTAAAACGAAAAAATACAGAATTGATTCTTGATAACATTCCAAAACATATTGGGATTATTATGGATGGTAATGGTCGTTGGGCTAAAAAACGTCTCCAACCAAGAGTTATGGGTCATAGGGCAGGGATGAATGCTCTGCAAAAAGTGACGATTGCTGCCTCTGAATTAGGTGTCAAAGTTTTGACCGTTTATGCTTTCTCAACAGAAAATTGGTCACGCCCAGAAGATGAAGTGACCTTTATCATGAACCTTCCTGTCGAATTCTTTGATAAATATGTTCCGGAATTGCACAAAAATAATGTTCGTATTCAAATGATTGGGGAGCGTCGCCGACTTCCTCAAGAAACGCTGATAGCTCTTGAAAAGGCATTGGAAAAAACGCGGCATAACTCTGGTCTAGTGCTTAATTTTGCACTGAATTATGGTGGTAGGGCAGAAATTGTGGAAACTGTTCGTGAGCTAGCTCAGGATGTTTTAGATGCTCGTTTGAATCCAGGAGATATTACAGAAGACCTTATTTCTGGTCATTTGATGACTAGTCAACTCCCTTATCTATATCGTGATCCGGATTTGGTAATCCGTACCAGTGGAGAGTTGCGTACTAGTAATTTTCTTCCCTGGCAGATTGCTTACAGTGAGCTCTACTTCACAGATAAGCTGTGGCCAGATTTTGATGAATCTGCCCTTAAAGAAGCTATTTCAGATTATAACCGCAGACACCGTCGATTTGGTGGCCTGTAA
- the yajC gene encoding preprotein translocase subunit YajC — protein sequence MSPTLLIMVVVMAGMMYLTTRQQKKAAKERQDQMNALAKGDEVVTIGGLYGVVDEVNQAEQKIVLDVDGVYLTFELSAIKRVVTKGGDIPGEIGLVDEPAVKTDITKDSVIEPS from the coding sequence ATGTCACCAACATTACTAATTATGGTCGTTGTTATGGCGGGAATGATGTATTTGACCACCCGTCAACAGAAAAAAGCAGCTAAAGAGCGTCAGGATCAAATGAATGCCCTCGCTAAAGGTGACGAAGTGGTTACCATTGGTGGCCTTTATGGTGTCGTTGACGAAGTTAATCAAGCGGAACAAAAAATTGTTCTTGATGTTGATGGCGTGTATTTAACTTTTGAACTATCAGCTATTAAGCGCGTGGTGACAAAAGGCGGAGATATTCCAGGTGAAATTGGCCTCGTTGATGAACCAGCTGTCAAGACTGATATCACAAAAGATTCAGTCATCGAACCAAGCTAA
- a CDS encoding thioredoxin fold domain-containing protein — protein MSEFASAFNPISAVAAEEAIKNQEKVILFVGRPTCPYCQRFEPKLTNVVKANNLNVHYLHSEDSSQMESIQALRDKYGIKTVPGLLVAEKGQVRVVCDSSLSEEDILDFIG, from the coding sequence ATGTCAGAATTTGCATCAGCTTTCAACCCTATTTCAGCAGTAGCAGCTGAAGAGGCTATCAAGAATCAAGAAAAAGTCATTCTCTTTGTTGGTCGCCCAACCTGCCCATACTGTCAGCGTTTTGAACCTAAATTGACCAATGTCGTCAAGGCTAATAACCTTAATGTTCATTATCTTCATTCAGAAGACAGTTCACAAATGGAATCCATCCAAGCCCTCCGCGATAAGTATGGTATTAAAACTGTCCCAGGTCTCCTTGTAGCTGAAAAAGGTCAAGTACGTGTGGTTTGCGATTCCTCACTTTCTGAAGAAGACATCCTTGACTTTATCGGCTAA
- a CDS encoding deoxynucleoside kinase, with product MIISLQGSMAVGKTSVLKAITKRLPGVTISYEDVTEVITKIKQHHLDKDNDDDYQIIQGLWIDHEIARYEKIADEKLVLMDFGAEEIDFYTRAYPKASGKDWQLSQQLINKLNDLEPCLPDLVIFLDASSEELRRRKALDKTRSRSFFDFQLENLLPIKRDWFLLKANTVLVDTNGKSVEQVGDEGLRIISSYVSDN from the coding sequence ATGATTATTTCCTTACAAGGATCAATGGCTGTTGGAAAAACCAGTGTTTTAAAGGCTATCACAAAGAGACTTCCAGGTGTGACGATCAGCTATGAAGATGTTACAGAAGTCATTACCAAAATAAAACAGCATCATTTGGATAAAGATAATGATGATGATTATCAAATCATACAAGGTTTGTGGATTGATCATGAAATCGCACGTTACGAGAAAATTGCAGATGAGAAACTGGTATTGATGGATTTCGGTGCCGAAGAAATCGATTTTTATACGCGAGCCTATCCTAAAGCAAGTGGGAAAGATTGGCAACTCAGTCAGCAACTGATAAACAAACTAAATGACTTAGAACCTTGTCTGCCTGATCTGGTGATATTTCTTGATGCTAGTTCGGAAGAATTGCGACGTCGAAAGGCATTGGATAAAACGAGAAGCCGTTCATTTTTTGATTTTCAACTTGAAAATCTCTTGCCAATAAAAAGAGATTGGTTTTTATTAAAGGCTAATACGGTTCTAGTAGATACAAATGGAAAATCAGTCGAGCAAGTGGGCGACGAGGGCCTCAGAATAATATCTAGCTACGTTTCAGATAATTGA
- the galE gene encoding UDP-glucose 4-epimerase GalE has translation MGVLVLGGAGYIGSHMVDRLVETTDEKVVVVDNLVTGHRAAVHPEATFYEGNLADQDFMRQVFKENPEIDAVIHFAAFSLVAESMTDPLKYFDNNTVGMVKLLEVMNDCGVKYIVFSSTAATYGIPEELPIKETTPQRPINPYGESKLMMETIMKWADQAYGIKFVPLRYFNVAGDKPDGSIGEDHRPETHLLPIVLQVALGQREKISIFGSDYDTKDGTNVRDYVHPFDLADAHLLAVKYLREGNESTAFNLGSSTGFSNLEIVEAARRVTGKEIPLEMADRRPGDPDSLIAESSKAREVLGWQPQFDNIEKIIETAWAWHSNHPHGYDD, from the coding sequence ATGGGAGTATTAGTGTTAGGTGGAGCTGGCTACATCGGCTCTCACATGGTCGATCGATTGGTCGAAACAACAGATGAAAAAGTTGTTGTGGTCGATAATTTGGTGACAGGGCATCGTGCAGCTGTTCATCCAGAAGCTACGTTTTATGAAGGTAATTTGGCAGACCAAGACTTTATGCGTCAGGTTTTTAAGGAAAATCCTGAAATTGATGCTGTTATCCACTTTGCCGCTTTTTCACTAGTGGCAGAATCGATGACGGATCCTTTGAAATACTTTGATAACAACACGGTTGGCATGGTCAAACTCTTAGAAGTGATGAATGACTGTGGCGTGAAATACATCGTCTTTTCTTCAACAGCTGCTACCTACGGTATTCCAGAAGAATTACCAATCAAAGAAACCACACCGCAAAGGCCTATTAACCCATACGGTGAAAGCAAACTCATGATGGAAACCATCATGAAATGGGCAGACCAAGCTTATGGCATCAAGTTTGTACCACTTCGCTACTTCAATGTAGCCGGTGACAAGCCAGACGGTTCTATCGGAGAGGATCACCGTCCAGAGACCCATCTCTTGCCAATTGTTCTTCAAGTGGCTCTTGGGCAACGTGAGAAGATTTCTATTTTTGGATCAGACTATGATACCAAAGACGGTACCAATGTCCGTGACTATGTTCACCCCTTTGACTTGGCTGATGCTCACCTTTTAGCGGTGAAGTATCTCCGCGAAGGCAATGAATCTACTGCTTTTAACCTCGGGTCATCAACAGGATTTTCAAATCTAGAGATTGTGGAAGCAGCTCGTCGTGTGACAGGCAAGGAAATCCCACTTGAGATGGCAGACCGTCGTCCAGGGGATCCTGATAGTCTCATCGCAGAATCCAGCAAAGCGCGTGAGGTGCTTGGTTGGCAACCACAATTTGATAACATTGAGAAAATCATCGAAACAGCGTGGGCATGGCATTCAAACCACCCACATGGTTATGATGACTAA